CTTCGTGGAAGGATTTATCCACGAATTTCAAGGTTTGAGAAGCTCTTAGTTTTGCTGTTCTCGTGTCACAGAACGTTAAATGGAAGGAAGTTCgtatcttttattttagttgCTACACACCCTGAGAACGAGAGTAAAGTGTACATGAAGTGTAAGTGTTTTAAATCACTAAAAAAGAACGAAGACTCGCATCAACTTAAGGTCAGTATAtagaatttatttgtttatgaagACTGAAGTTGCTATTCGTACGGTGGTCTTATTTTCTACTTTCTGTTCTTGTGGTAGTTTCAGATCACACTCCGATTTGAGACTGGTTAGATAATTCATAGGTTTAATTATTACAAACAATTATTATAGCCACCCAATATATTCTTGAAAAAAGAGATGCCCGCAAGTGGAATACTTTTCCCAGATGTTGTATTAACAGGTGTTTTTCTCTTTCGCTTTTTCGTTGTGTATAGACTGTCAACCAAGTGATGTACTAAAGGTTATGGAGCATTCATGTAGCTGCAAGGCAGGTCAAGGAATCTGCAACCACAAAGTCGCCTTTCTTTATCAGGCAGCACATTACAGCATGCTGGGCTTAAAAACTGTTCCAATTATTCCTTCAAAGACCTCTCTGCCTCAGGAGTGGCACAAACCAAGAACAGTTGGGGTAGCACCAGAATGCTCAAAAGAAATTCAGCTGAGGAAGCCAGAGTTAAAATTAAACAGAGGGAAAAAGCGCTCTTTTGATGGGGTTAAGAGCAGCCTGTACAACCCAATAGCCTCTGACTTCCCTCCAAAGAAATTCATAGCCAATTTTCAGCACCAAATTATGTGCAATTTTCCAGAGACCCAGTTTGCAAGCCTTTTTCCTTCTGATGCTTCATATATTGAGAGCAAGTTTGGTTTAGTTCCTAGTGGAAGTGTCATTTCATACCAACAAAAGCTTGCAACTGACTATTCCCACATAAGAAACATTCCCCAGAGCAGAGATTTTCCTGACCTGCCAACACGAGTTATATACACCCCAGGGTACACCACAGTCCTTCCACCAAAGGAGTCAATTTACTATGCTGGTGAGCAAATCAAACTGGAAGAGTGTAAACAAATTGAGAAAGAAACAAGGGATCAATCAGACAACCCTTTTTGGCATGACCTCAGGGTACACCACAGTCCTTCCACCAAAGGAGTCAATTTACTATGCTGGTGAGCAAATCAAACTGGAAGAGTGTAAACAAATTGAGAAAGAAACAAGGGATCAATCAGACAACCCTTTTTGGCATGACCTCAGAAAGAAACGAATTACTGCATCAAAATTCAAAAGGGTTGCAGCAAGGAAAAAAGACTATGAAACCCTGGTGACTCAGTTGAAAAAACCTGTCAGAGACACAAGCAATGAGATTTGGACTGGCCAATGAGGGGAATGCTGCTGTAACATATGCACAACTTAAAGGTGTCAATGTTAGGAGATCAGGATTTGTCATCAACCCAGGTTGTCCACACTTGGGTGCAAGTCCTGATTACATTGTCTTCGACCCAAGTGAGAATGATGATCGATTTGGCTTAATGGAGGCTAAATGTTTGCAATGTTTGTCagtgcaaaatgcaaaatgtctaAGGCGTATTAACGATGGGCTGAAGTTGAAAAAGTCTCATGAATACTACTATCAGATCCAGGGTCAGTTAGGTTTAACTGGAATGCAGTGGTGTGACCTAATGGTATTATGCAAAGATGACTACCACATCGAAAGAATTTACTTTGACCAGGAATTTTTTGATTCCATGTGCACtactttaaacaaattttacttTGAGTTTTTCCTGTGCACATTATTGTAAGCCTAATTCCAGGACATGACGACTTCAACACGGACAAAGTGTGTAATTCTGCGAACCCCACTTGAGTGGGGTTCGTGCATATGTATGAGCACTGTTACCTAGTAACGCGTGACGTGTTTTACATCACGCTCCACTGAGAGTCCGTGTCGAAAATCCTGTTTGAATGCAGTCTGAGAACCGGGTCTGAGAAATAAGCGAGAAATTCGAAGTGAACTGCGTTACTTTTCGTAAACCAGAGTAAACTGATTATCTGTTTCAGCTGTTTCGTCAGTAGCTGGTGTTTTCACAGCAATTTGTAAAGCAATGTTCGCAATGCGGGAAGCATGAATCAACTCGAAGCCCCGGCTCGTGGCAATTCATCTGTGTCGACGCTTAGATATGGAAGCTGGCGGTTTTGATGTGTTTTAAAGCTTTGCTTGCTCCTCTATTCAAGTAAGTATACTTCTCTTTCCAAGATAAAGCAGATGTAGTTTAGAAAATGGCTTTGATCTTTGAAATTCGTAGAGATTGTGTTCATGAAAGATTATGCAAATTTACACAGTCTTGAAATATGAAGCGAACCGTAATTTTAGCTTGTTGTTTACATAAGTTTTCGTGATGTTTGTCTTCTCAAAGCGAAGATTCTGAACAGAATTTTATGTAAGTAAGGGGTTGTTTATGTTCTggtcttttttattttaatatctCATTCGGTTTCCTTGATTTAGAGCATGATTCCATGTTGTCCTTCTAGCCGAACGTAAACAAACGAACTGAATACATTTTAATATGACTTACCGTCAGCTAACAACGGGCTGGAACTCGCTATCGCTTCAACTATTGACTCAAGTGCCATTTTCCCCGTGATTTTAATGTTGATGACCTTTTTTTTACCTGATAGCAAAATTATTAGTGGATGGCCGCTTTGAGTTTGATcgtag
Above is a window of Montipora capricornis isolate CH-2021 chromosome 6, ASM3666992v2, whole genome shotgun sequence DNA encoding:
- the LOC138053403 gene encoding uncharacterized protein, whose protein sequence is MRFGLANEGNAAVTYAQLKGVNVRRSGFVINPGCPHLGASPDYIVFDPSENDDRFGLMEAKCLQCLSVQNAKCLRRINDGLKLKKSHEYYYQIQGQLGLTGMQWCDLMVLCKDDYHIERIYFDQEFFDSMCTTLNKFYFEFFLCTLL